Part of the Quercus lobata isolate SW786 chromosome 6, ValleyOak3.0 Primary Assembly, whole genome shotgun sequence genome, aaataaaaaaacattaaaaaatttttgtaattatttattaattttttttaatgtttttgaagAGCCGTGTAACTCAATAGAATAATATCctctcttttattaaaataattaggaTTTAAAacacattaattatttaaaaaatatccaCATTTCTTTCTATAACTTACAATACATCTTGTGATGTGATTTATTGTGATACTACTTACACTATTTTATTAAGTcccaataacaatttttaatgcATAGTGGCGGctccaagaaattttttttaggatggtTACTATAAGAAACTTAAAtcctacaaaatttaataaaaaaaaaaaacttgaatatattgactTACAAAATATGcatacaaatacataaaattttataatttcattattcgagttttcatattttgaattcaTTACCTGATAGTTTCATTACCAATGCTATAAGTTAAATATCTTCAATATACATAACTaagcattatttttgtattgtatacatattattatgaatttttcttaatacttaaatatttttttttggtgtaactAGTGTTACTCTATCAACAATTCAATTTGTAAAAGTTGTAAATACGCTATACTCCCTCACCCCAATGACTTTAATagtctaatttttttctttactaattACTGCCATACTCCCGCACATGCCCCACTCAAGAGACTATTAGACAATAAATTAATAGTAAACATACTAAGAGGACTCACATAGGTTAATGCAAAATAgtataaaaagttatttttgtaCATTTAACCCCAAAATTCACCTACAACAGATTAGccaaaattgtattaaaaaaaactacattgTTACTATCGTTATGTAAATtgataaagaaatttaaaaaaaaataaaaaaataagaaaaaaagatatatgaattgggagaataataaaaaattgataaaaaattaatatttaaaaaatgtatttaaaataaataatttgatataagatgttttaaaaaatgattatagtcccatagaaagaataaataacttagagcatttgcagtagtggagctaaatacctatataactattttagctccaccaaaacacaaaaaacacccatacagcagtggagctatatctatattttttagcttcattgctacagtgcacatctatctatgactgtgcactgtagcttggagctaaaaaaacaaaaatttattaacccgggattaaaataattcttttgtTCTCACCGTGTCTCTCTCTTTAGTCACTCTCATCTATCTGaagctctctctcaaaactctctccgcaagctcactctctcaacGTCACTCTCTCAATGTCACTCTCTCAAGCTCACTCTTTCACCGTTGTCAACCCGACTCATCCTCAATGTCGCTGCCACCGAAGCTCGACGTCATTGACCCACCAGCAGTCCCAAGCCGCCGATCAGACCCACTTCTCTTCCATCGTTCAGACCGACGCCGATATTGTCCTCCTCACCGAAGCTTAGCTCTGTGattagtgattttttattttgtttgtgattagtgattttgtttggtctgAGTTAAGGAAAAGGATTGGAGATTTgggttggtgtttttttttttttttgctactatggattggtggtggtggtggtggtggttgtgggtgtggcTAATGGTAGAGGTGGTTATGGTTGGTGTTGTGGATGTTTTTTGGGTagtaggatatattattttattatagtgaatatattattttattgtgatgtttatattattttattatgttgaaagctaaaatagatccacttttgcagcatgtgtgtaggtaaaataaataaagtaattttttgtggtgccaaatagctaaatttttagcttcaCTACTGTGCTCTTACGTCGCTTTATTCTCTAATTTACTATCTAGTAGTACTCTACTATCAGCATTTGCACAACTCATCACCGATGTACTCACAAAATGCCTAGCTCAAACTAACTCAAACCGGAGAGATTTATAGAGtcacaataacaaaataaaggaggGCGAAGCATGGTATCGAAGACTAAGGAGGGAGGAGGTGATGAGAGCAATCTGGGTTCGGTGAATGGATGAAGAGGGAGGCGATGAACAGTGCTTGAGAGCAATTTaggttcggtgagtttgggtattgggggttgaaggaaaaaaataataataataagaagctCTGggttcggtttttttttttttatcatctatGAGACCTGATGAGAAATAATTGACAACAAATAAGGGAATTTGAGGAAAACCCAGATGGGAAATTGTGCTCGGCATAGCAATACGCCTACTAGGTACTACTAAAAATTGTAGTCTTTTACAGAGAAtaccaaacataattttgacTCACCGGTGTTTGGCTATGTACGCTTCAACTATAGGAAGAACCCTCTTCTAGATATTGACGGAGAACAACTTCAATTTGATAATAAAGGTTGTATATTGCTTCATTGGCCACCCCTTATGATGGTTACTAGAGAAGCCCCAGGCGCGCAAAAAGTTCAAAACCCTGAAACTTTAAGCTCGGGGTTCAGTGAGTTTGGGTATTAGGGTTgaaggaaggaagaaaaaaaaaaaaaaagctgtgtCAAGTCGTTGGGTTcataaaaagtaaatttttttaagttatcaTAAGTTAAAAATAAGTGTTAAATATGTCACCTTAAGAAATTGAGATATTTTAAGTAATAAATGATGATATTTGAGTGATGAATGATAATAATTAAATGAGAGAGGATGAGTGATTTTTTTTCACCCGAACAGCGCCTAAATATCTTGTTACGTCGCTTTATTCTCTAGATGGTAGTACTCTACCATCTTTATTGAAATTTCAATCTCTATAATAACTTCATTCACGTGGGGGAGGGCCCGACAATAGcaggagagggagagagagagagagagagagagaagaaaaaaaagaagaagaaagaaagataagaaagaaCTGAAGAATACAAACTACAGGAACTGAgcaagaagatgaaggtgaagGACTGAAGAATAAGCCGACCAAATTTCTTCTAAAGGTTTTTTTCAGGATGGTCAATATTGTGTAGAGGAACttactgatttttattttttatttttaaaagaagaaagtttatACCTGAATGAGGTCGCCAATGTTGACAATCAATGCTCCAGGGATGGGCTCCACATCCACCCACTCATCGCCATGCTTGACTTGCAACCCTCCCACCTGGTTCTGCAACAACACAGTCAGCCCTGAATCTGTGTGAGATGTGATCCCCACCGTCAGATCCGGCTGTGGACAATACGGATAGCAGTGTCCCACAGCCAACTTACccttcaaaaaccccaaatccttAAACCTCTCAGCCTCCACACCCAACCCTTCAGACAGTAACTCCAACAAAGCCTCAGCCACCTTTGTTGAATGCGATTCCCATGCAACTATCTCTTTCCTACAAACCTCTGGAATATCCTCCTCCTTCGCACGCGTTGCCTCGGGGGCCATCCAAACAGTGAGAAAGTCATGCCAGCTGGCAGCTTTGGCTCTGTACAAGTCGTAGTTGCTCGAGTACATAACCCCATGCTTGTCGTTGTCACGGTTATAGAGTTTAGACTTGACCTCATGTGGTTGGTCGTGGAAAGCTTTGATTGCGTTTATGGTTTCATCTAGGACTGGTTTGGGTATCCCATGATTGATGACTTGGAAGAAGCCCCATGTGGAAGTGGCATCTCTGATTTGTTCCACAAGTTGGTGTCTTTTAGTGGGGGAGTTGAAGTGGGAAAGGTCTATGATTGGGATGCTTTTTTGGGTGCATGTTCGAGAGTTGGGTTTTTTGATGTCAGAGAGAGTCTCAGGTGGGTGAATGAACATACGGGGTATAGAGGTGATGCCAGATTCAGCGAGACCTTTGACACCGATCCTGGATTCGTCGAAGTCCTTAACCTCTTTCATACGGTCATAGGTGGGAGTAGCATGATCAGCAGCTGCCATGTTTTGCTCGATGAAGGTGTTTGTGATCCTGGTTGTGCGGTTGAATGAGTGTGTTTGAGCAAGGCTACAGATGCAGATTTTTATGGAGTAACGTGCACTTAATAATTGCTTGGTGGTATATGATATATTTGACTTTTGACATTAATTAATGTAGTAGATTATTAGTTAGGTATTGGTAGAGAAGTAACGTTAGAACTTAAGATCTGATCTTAATATAAAAATCACAACTTGCCAGTCAAGTCTTCACCTACCtcttaaaccttttttttttttttttggagagaataCCACATGTTAAACCTCATTCACATGTAACTAGTCCACACGGAACAcgtcttatatatatatatatatatatacacacacactattattattattcctgCTAGGCAATGTATGATTTGATGAAGATTCATATGTaagttaatttttataaaaataattaaaacaaaattattaaataaatagtattaataaattataaaataagtaaataattttaatcaaaACAATTGCTTTAATTAAGTTCTAATTGTTTAGAGTTTGAActttaatttgaagaaatatattataacaaataatataaaattaatttactaattaattattcttaaaatattgataatagacttctagttgaAGTAGAAGTCAAAGcgttggttttttctttttttagaaagaaaacgTGCACTACctttttcagtaaaaaaaaaacagaagaagaaagcaaacaTGCATGAGTTGTTGTTtgggatttaagtttataatttttataatagactttcagtttgaatataatttaaatgataaagttttatttaaattaaataaatgttcaatattatcccttaatttgaggacatttatcctaacaaataatacaaaattaatttactaataaatGAAAGTAGTCACTTGACACAACCACAAAGCCCAACTTAATTGCACTTAATAATTGCTTGGTGTCGTATATGATATATTTGACATTAATTAATGTGatagattaattatttgttattggtaaaaaaaaaaaaagtaatgttagaTCTGAGCTTAATATAAAAATCACTGGTAActtgccatatatatatatatgtatgattTATTTGACTAGCCTTAatcattctttaatttttttatacacaacATTAACAACGTTATTGATATGATTTATTGTtattgaaatataataaaagtattGTCAGTGGTAGATTGTGAAGTGTAGCTATGTTAGGGGCCGAGCAACACcctatgtttatttgttttccaTCTCATGTCATAAgagaaataatattaataagtttaaagATACAccaaaattgataataaaaaaaaaaaattcacaattgtctaagatgacaagttgttaataaTGGATAATAAGAGCAATGCTATATACACAGAATTTCACAATAGTTGAGTAGGCTatcttttattggttttcatttgaACCCACtactgacattatttttttatttataagtaaCAATATGCTATTTCAACGGGCCGggtgtgaaaattttgtgtctATAGCCTTTCttgattaataaaatagttttaatgATGGAACcatatgagaataaaaaataacctACTAACTCAACAAGTATGAAATAtgttgtgaaaattgttgtgaCTATATCATtgatcaaataaaaattctcatTGAATGAATGGGAAAAGTTCAACTCTAGTTATATATACAAGGAGCAGAGCCAGTCGAGTGAAACGAAAACAAAGGAATGAAAAACATGGCTTAACTAACCACACTAAGGAAACAAAACACCAATTAGAACATATTGGTGCATTTTAATgttaattaacaaataaaatgaaatatttattcttatgctatttatttatattgattttttgttgttaattgAAAAAGTGTAGGAGTTCCAAAAAATAATGGAGAGTTATTGTATTGCACCATTCCTCTACATATGTCTATATACATAacaatatctatgtcaataagAAGTGATTTATGATAATACATATTTTGAGAATGGTTGGACAAagaaagatttctttttttttcctttttgttgaGCTTTGGGCTTAAATATTAGTTTAGAATTAGCTTCAGCTGCACAACGATTtagttgggctgttgtatcctcaAGGAAAAAAGTCAAATAGAAATTTTGCCACACCGGTTTATGAAAATTTCCTATCACAGAACTtgaatttctttaaaaagatCTAGTGCCGCACCTCCGCCAAATTGCTTTTGTTCTAGttattatattatgtatctACAATTTAATTCATTTTGTTCTAATCttcaatttaatttgaattttattatattttagtgAATTGTCACTAATAGAACATGACACATTGACCCCTGTACTGTaaacacaaatatttaaaatttaagaaatagaCAACGTGAGAAACGATGTCGTGTAAGTCGTGTTGTTTACTGTTGCCCCTTTGTAACTTCACTCTCTAACTCAGAAAGCACTGCACTTTCAATCCTCAATTTCATCTTTGTATATAATATctcaaaataaattgttttaaataaatatttataatttggtcttaaaagttaaaaacataCATAAATCTCAACAATTCAATTGACCCAAATagatcataaaatattaaataaaatgattccCTATTCCGTGATGTGAGGCCCCCctcccataaaataaaaaaaaaaattatttaaaaaaaaaagatttttagaGTTTCAGTtagctaaaatatttttagtaaacaaaatataattttctaatTAGGATAGATTAAGAACAAACCAAGAAATAAGAAGCTAATGATATTCAAGCGATGCAactcttttatttatgttttaaggtaattgtttgtttttttaattttcatttgtgtGTTGactttttttcatcaaatttcattttaattctttttcctcaaaattttgatgGGGATGATAataaacccaaagaaaatatatgttttttatttatcaaaattttccttgaATTGTAACAAATGGTTGGTAACGAGGAGAAGATCAACAACCTATCAACTTATTTATAGAGTTATTATACTTCTGCTGACTTTATAATGTTTAAATTATAACTGTTGAACGGGAATCAACTTTCAATCatgaatagatttttttttttttaaatatattgtgGACACTAAAatcatgttattttttttatttttcatgtattattttggttttaaaatcttagtcccctttaaaaaaaaaatttgaggttaTATACTTCCTTCGTTCCACTTTTTTTTGTCAtgtttgaaaaatcaaactttttaagggaacatcatttattatcttatctaccttttaaaaatgtataagttttcaaaactacccttaaaaaaatttatcaaaaaattgaattagtaaattaataggggtataataagaacattagtaaattaatgacttttatttttagaaacaagacaatattttgggacatcttaaaatggaatagaggacaaaaaaagtgggatggagagagtatttttttttttttttaagtccataCTTTGGCCTTCCCAAAGCTGAATTTCTGGCTCTATCTCTAGGTGGACTCATATTAAAGTGGGATCTAAGTAAGAGTAATTTTGTGCTAATTAGAAACGCATGTCCATAATTCTAAGTACAGAACATTATTCATAATTGTTGacatgatttatttttattggcaCTTAATAAATGTCTCGTAGGTGATAGATTTAGGTGAAAGTGAGACCTAAGGGAGAGTGATTTAACACCTATCACAAAACAATCaagcttataaaaaaaaaaaaaaaattgtggtggCTAAGGTTACCATCATTGCAAAATTTGTTCTTTTGACTAAGTAAAAGACATATCTTACCTACACAACTGAGCACTACAATAATTTTCTTAAGATGAccttagaaaagaaaagagatagaaggaaaaaaaaaaaaaaaaaaaactttggatgGGATGTGAGTTGAGAGATAACCAATGAGTTCTAAAAGGACtaacagttaaaaaaatatcattaaatattatttcttctactttattatctaattaatactaacattctttctctttctttctctctccttatttattgctttccaaaagataatattttgtttaacacaacttaaccaaaaaatctcattttatcTGATTTCACAATTACTACCAAATACAAGTcacttgttatttttatttatatatatatatatatatatatatatttaacggTGAAGATAGaagtatatatttttgtaaacaaaaaacaaagaaaaaattgggtCTGAACACAGGGGCCACCCCGGTGGGTCATGGCTGCCAAACACtagtaaacaaaacaaaaagaaaagttccatccaaaaaaacttgcaattgctcctttaaaaaataaaaaaccaaaactaatGAGCCTATCATACACTaaacaaaatatcaattttttaaaattgcatTCTACAATATCATCGCTTTAATAGatacatataaagaaaaaaaatatttatatataattaaaatttttaacaaaccTACACAATTATTATATCAAGTGtgatatatgaattttttttttttttttggttagactGCATGAAGCAGCAAGTCCAGACAGAAGGTCTacctttcaaaatttcaattgctTGGTGACAAAAAGGGAGGTTTGCTTGTTAATTTAGTGTATGATAGGCTCAAAtttgaagttttgttttttgtttttttttttttttttttgtatttgtatttgttttgttaggttgtgttgaataaaatattatctaGTGGAAACTAGAAAGCAATAAataagaggagagagagagagagagagagagtaaaaaagGTGCAATTTTacaagagttacaccaggtgtaaccgTTATTTCTTGACCTTAATGCtgtatattaattttttagtgagCTTTTCGTATGCCTTTGTTCCATTAGTGTGATGAAATTCTAATGCAggtccccctcaaaaaaaaaaaaaaaagttgtaatgcaggtgaaaatgttgaaaaaattaaatttatatgacAATATCCCAATGGGTACTTTTCTTTAGACAAAATGAAACTGACATTTGGCTGTTCCACTTCTAATTGATGAtttcttaaatttcttttatctTCTAACTATGAATAATTTTCTTCATAAAGTGAGTTGCAGTTTTCAGCTAAAAGCCCATCTAGAGATTCTAAAGCAGAAAATAggggaaaagaaagaagtggGGTAAATGGTCCACTTTGGAACCCATTATAATTTTGGGTGCTTCTAGTTAATTGGATAGTTATTGTGGATCCTAgtagttttcttattttgaagaGGAACGACTCAGGTTGAAAATTTggtttgagaaaaaagataagaaaaaaaaaaaaaaataaaacaaaaaattgtgaaacAAATTATatgctaaaaatttatttagcaTAAATTATATAGAAAACAATTTAGCTTTAAGCAGGGCACTTGAACTTGCCTTATTTATTATGCCTCAAGCAAAGTACATTCTTGAGCAAGGAATGGGTGGCTCCATCCCATTCACAGAGGTACATAAATATgcaacatatattatatatatggacTTTTACCAGTCCTCTAAGAATTCTTATTTCACAGTCTAACTTTCTGTATGAAAGACTTGCTGTCCAATCCCTTGCTGAAAAAACTTTCATTGAATTCTGGCACTGTGAATTTGCGGTAAAGAGCTGGTTTATCAGGTGACAATAATTCTGGTAGTGGTCCAAAGTAATCAGAATCAGCTTGAGTTCCCACGTTGAAAAATGCCACGACTGATATACGAGGCTCTTTAGATGTCTTAGCCAAAACACGATGCTCCACACTTACGTAATTATCATTAGAGATTATCTGTTAAaagataattatataaaaaattgcaaaattagTGAGAaccatgaaaattttttaacGTGTTTGCAAAAAACTCGATACAACAAAAACCAAGTGATGCAAGTGTTTTTATTACATAACATACACAACCTTCTAAGTGATATTTGAATTTGAGGATTTTAAATTAAGGAAActgatggaatttttttttttttttgttgagaaataaCGATTTCCTATTATAAATTGAATAGCAAAAGATTATTGAAACTTTAGATATTTGGCATAAATACAATTATTTGCGATTTCATGGATTTGAAATAATATCTTACACTTATTTCAAATCCATCAATCAATTTCATCAgtagaaaaaacaattatcatttcaaacattattcaaataatttagactaaaatttaaaatcaaaatctcTCTTTAAATACAATAAGCACAAGCATAAATTATAGGAgcattatttcttttaaatgatTGTTACAACTTACGATAGTTAAGTGACACGagattcttattattattattattattagtactattattattaagtcaTTTATAAAACATAGTCTAGTACCCCATTTTGGTATAAACCCAAGTTtatacacagagagagagagagagagagagagaaacttcAAGTTGACTTTGGTTTTTTATGCTCTTCATTAGTTTtacaataataacaacaataatctGTTAGTTGGTGGATTGGCAATTATTAGCCACCAAATAAGGATGAGAGCCATTAAACCAAAACGCCATTCACTTAAACATCAATTTACTAATATAAAATCAATAGTGAcactttttttgaaataatttttctcaCATTATTCATTTATCATTCAAATAAAGTTTGGTTGCAACTctactcaatatatttttatggtAGTCGTTTTAATTTGGTGGAGTTGTAGCCAAATTTTAGTCTTGTTAATTTTGTCCTTATCGAGAtatgtaaaacattttttatttatttaaattatacatatgtCACATGAGTTGTGAGAAAATTAGGAGAAAGAGtgtgtcattattttttttttcttttgaattataTCGggataatatttttcacaaactaAAGCcaagagttatatatatatatatatatatatatataaatttgataattcttttCATATCTATTTATAAGGTTTAATAGGATTGAAGTGGCATCAATCGTGGATTATAAAGTGAAATACTATAAGCGgtataaaatatttctattcatttaacataaatttattaagtaccaaattgtgaaaaatattgtgtctaGAAATTCAAGGGGTGTTTGGTTTAAGCAAAATCATCACTCAAAATTTAGGGgttgtttggtaatgttgttctagtaacgttgtttaagtATTGTAGAAAtacatgtgagtgaaaaagtgttgtggaaatacgtgttatgttgtttaaacaatgaaaactgttgttcaaacaacgttaccaaacagacccagtttctatcactcaattttcaaaattcgtGAACCCCACTACAATTCagtttatttggttttgtttccataactcaattttcatcactcaaaactcaaaaaattaagtatgggtgataaaaattgaaaacaagtttttgatatttttgaatcATAAAtgagcactagcattgggggTGTAAACACTCCCAGTTGTTATTTTACAACCCAAGAGAACAAAAACCCACTCCATCCGAATTTATAtacctaaaaaaatttgcaacctatgaatagtaaggttgcatatatacaaccttactattcataagttgtaaagaaaaaaaaaattaatcttgtAGTTGtatgaagagaaaaagataatgagaggaaagagagagataagaaaactttttattattttattaagtagtttatatcattttattggattgtatgtaaaaataaaatttgaaatgtaaagtgagttgtaaaatgagttagtaaaataaataaaatagtatttgaagatgtaaaataggttttttttttttttttttcatcctcaTATGCTAATGCTTTATAAGTTCATTATGTGGAATTCTGGTAAATTTTGGCAAACATGTGGGACCAAACTCAACGTGGAGTCCACATAAAAAATCGGGTGCCAAcactcttcttttttccttagcACTCCAATTAGGGTTGTGATCTGCGTCTGTgggttttatttctttctttatttagaGTTTGTGGGTTTTATGAGGTAATTTGTTGTGGTGTTGAAGGTGTTGGTGGTGTGAGTGGATCTGCTATGgtggatgggtttgattttttgtgatttgtgaggTGGTGGATGGAAAACAACGGTGGTAGGTTAGATTTTTGAGGGTTTTGATTAGTGGATTTGTGGGTTGCTGTTGGTGGTAGGAGGCGGGGAAGCTTTAAGTTGGCTACTGGCCTCTTCGTTTAGCCTTTTTAGTTCCTAGAGGGTTGTCTCAACTCTCAATTGGAGAGAGATTGTTTGTGGGTAAGGAATGACCGTTCTGAACTAAGGAGATGTGTGGGCTCCATCATTTTGAGTTAAAGATGAGTTTTTAAGCTGAAAACCGAAGCCAAATATTTTAGCCAAATGGAAATGTGTtaagataaaaagaaataaagaatagAATTTGAGATATGGCATAGagttttgaattataaaaactgagttatgaaaactgagttTGAGTAACTTCAAACCAAACAAGTgaattgttttgaattttgtttttggtgttttttctATAAGAAAACATGTGTATTGTACCTGTATGAAGTCGCCAATGTTGACAGTCAATGCTCCAGGGATGGGCTCCACATCAACCCACTCGTCGCCATGCTTGACTTGCAACCCTCCCACCTGGTTCTGCAACAACACAGTCAGCCCTGAATCTGTGTGAGATGTGATTCCCACGGTCAGGTCCGGCTGTGGACAGTAAGGATAGCAGTGTCCCACAACCAACTTGCCctccaaaaaccccaaatccttAAACCTCTCTGCCTCCACACCCAACCCTTCAGACAGTAACTCCAACAAAGCCTCAGCCACCTTTGTTGAATGCGATTCCCACGCAACTATCTGTTTCCTACAAACCTCAGGAATATCCTCCTCCTTTGCACGCCTTGTCTCTGGGGCCATCCAAATCGTGAGAGAGTCATGCCAGCTAGCAGCTTTGGCTCGGTACAAGTCATTGTTGCTCGAGTACATAACCCCTTGCCTCTCCTTTTCACGGTTATAGAGTTTGGACTTGACCTCATGGGGTTGGTCATGGAAAGCTTTGATTGCGTTTATGGTTTCGTCTAGGACTGATTTGGGAATCCCATGATTGATAACTTGGAAGAAGCCCCATGTGGAAGTGGCATCTCTCATTTGTTCCACAAGTTGGTGTCGTTCAGTGGGGGAGTTGAAGTGGGAAAGATCGATTAAAGG contains:
- the LOC115950948 gene encoding 1-aminocyclopropane-1-carboxylate oxidase homolog 4-like codes for the protein MAAAADHATPTYDRMKEVKEFDESKIGVKGLAESGITSIPRMFIHSPEALSDLKKPNSQTCTKKTIPLIDLSHFNSPTERHQLVEQMRDATSTWGFFQVINHGIPKSVLDETINAIKAFHDQPHEVKSKLYNREKERQGVMYSSNNDLYRAKAASWHDSLTIWMAPETRRAKEEDIPEVCRKQIVAWESHSTKVAEALLELLSEGLGVEAERFKDLGFLEGKLVVGHCYPYCPQPDLTVGITSHTDSGLTVLLQNQVGGLQVKHGDEWVDVEPIPGALTVNIGDFIQIISNDNYVSVEHRVLAKTSKEPRISVVAFFNVGTQADSDYFGPLPELLSPDKPALYRKFTVPEFNESFFSKGLDSKSFIQKVRL
- the LOC115993796 gene encoding 1-aminocyclopropane-1-carboxylate oxidase homolog 4-like — its product is MAAADHATPTYDRMKEVKDFDESRIGVKGLAESGITSIPRMFIHPPETLSDIKKPNSRTCTQKSIPIIDLSHFNSPTKRHQLVEQIRDATSTWGFFQVINHGIPKPVLDETINAIKAFHDQPHEVKSKLYNRDNDKHGVMYSSNYDLYRAKAASWHDFLTVWMAPEATRAKEEDIPEVCRKEIVAWESHSTKVAEALLELLSEGLGVEAERFKDLGFLKGKLAVGHCYPYCPQPDLTVGITSHTDSGLTVLLQNQVGGLQVKHGDEWVDVEPIPGALIVNIGDLIQIISNDNYISVEHRVLAKASKEPRISVLTSFNVGTIADSDYFRPLPELLSPNKPALYHKFTVPEFHENFYSKGLDSKSFIQKVRL